Genomic segment of Nocardiopsis mwathae:
TGGGGGTCGGCGGGCCGCTTTCGTGTGTCGGGGGTTAGTCGAGGGTGTCGGTGTGGTCGGGGGTGGGGGTGCGTTCGTGGGTGGGGATGGGGGCGCCGCGTGGGGGGATGCGGTCGGCGCGGGCGGGGTCGATTCGGGTGAGGGAGGTGTCGGCGGTGCGTTGGGCGATGGCGGTCATGGCGGCGAGTGCGGAGCGGATTTGGCGTTGTTCGGCGTGGGGGCCGATGTTGCTGAGTTCGATGAGGATGCTGCCGCTGCCGTGGAGGCCGTAGGCGTTGCGGGCGATGCCGGGGTAGTCGCCGCCGGGGTAGGTGCTGACGTTGTTGGCGGGGTGGTGGGTGGTGATGGCGTGGGCGGCGGCGACGGTGGCTTGGCGGGAGAGGTCGGTGGCGGGGGTGGTGACGTCGGGGTGGGTGGGCCACATGACGGAGGCGGTGATTTCGCGTCCGTGGTGGTCGGTGTAGCGGCCTTGCATGTGGTAGTCGACGACGAGGTCGGGGGTGGTGGCGGCGTAGGTGCGTTGGATGGCGGCGGCTTCGGGGACGGGGTTGTGGTCGGGGTGGAGGTTGGGGTGGTGGTAGCGGTTGGGGTCGTAGCCTTTGCCTTTTCGTCCGTGTTCGGGGTCGGCGTGGGGGTCGTGGTTGTAGCGGGAGTTGTTCTCGTGGCCGTCGGGGTTGGCGCGGACGATGATGTCGACGGTGATGCGGGAGCGGAGCCAGTGGTGCCAGGGGGTGGTGCCGAGGCCGGTGTGGCGGAGGAATTCGAGGGCGGCGGGGGTGCCGAGGGGTTCGTTGCCGTGTTGCTGGGTGATGTAGAGGAGGCGGCGGGGGCCGGTGCCGACGGTGGCGTGGTAGATGGGGCGGTTCTGGTTGGTGCGGCCGATTTCGGTGATGCGGATGCGGCCGTTGCTGTGGTCGTGGAGTTGGTGGAGGCGGTGGGTGAGTTCGGCGGTGCTGGGGCGGGGGTCGATGTGGTGGCCGGTTGTGGCCGGTGCGGGGGGTGGGGTGTGGGCGTGGGCGGGTGTGGTGAGGGCGGCGGGGGTGGCGGCGATGGTGAGTGCGGTGAGGAGTGTGGCGAGTTTCGCTGTGGGGGTCATGGGGGGTCAGTGTGCCGGGGCGGGGGCGGTGGCTCAAGTATCGCGGGGGTGGTGTCGTGGGGCCGTGGTGTGGGGGTTGGGTGTGGTGGTGCAGGTCCGGGGGGTGTGGGGGGAGTTGCCGTCGGGTGTGCGGACCGTGCACAGTAGGGCTCGTTCAGGAGACGTTCGACGTTCGTCGGTTTTTCGACGTTGGCAGATAGGGCGGCGGCCGGGTGGCTGTGCCTGTGGGTGGAGGAGTAGCCGTCATGCGGCAGTCGCGCTCGGATGGGGTGGCGCAGGGCCCGCGCTTCGATGTGCTGGGGGATATCGCTTATCAGCGTGCCAATACGGAGGCGCGGGCGCGGGTGTTCGCGCGTCGGGGTGCGGAGGGCGGTTGGGAGCATGTGTCGGCGGGTGAGTTCCTCAGTGAGGTGACGTCGCTGGCGAAGGGTCTGATCGCGGCGGGTGTGGGTGCCGGGGATCGGATCGTGGTGGTGTGCGGTGCCCGGTATGAGTGGGCGCTGGTGGTGTTCGCGGCGTGGGTGGTGCGGGCGGTGGTGGTGCCGGTTCCGTCGTCGGCGTCGGCGGAGCGGGTGCGGCACGTGTTGCGGGATTGCGGTCCGGCGGCTGTGGTGTTGGAGGACGGGCGGCATGCGGGGACGGTTGCGGGGATTTCGGCGGAGTTGACGGAGCTGGCGCGGACGTGGCGGTTGGATGAGGGGGGTTTGGAGGCGATCGCGCGTCCGGGTGCGTATATGGATCCGACGGCGGTGCGGTTCCGGCGGGAGGAGTCGCGTCGGGAGGATGCGGCGGTGGTGGCGTATCCGGTGGGGCGTGTGGTGCGGGCCCGTGGTGTGGTGTTGACGCATGGGAATGTGTTGGCGGCTGCTGAGGGTGTGGTGCGGCGGTTGGGGCCGGCGTTGGCGGAGGTGGAGGAGGGGCGTGCTGCGGCGTTGTTGCAGCTTCCTCCGTCGGATGTGCATGGTCTTGCGGCTGTGGTGGCGTGTTTGGTGGGCCGGGTGCGGGTGGGTCTGCTGCCGTTGGGGTCGGGGTGGTTGGGTGCGGTGCGGGAGTTCCGGCCCAGTGTGGTGGTGTGTACGCCGCGGTTGTTGGAGGAGGTGCATGCGGTTGAGCGGGGGCGTGCGCGGGAGACGAGTTGGGACAGTCTGAACGCGTATGACGCGGCGACGGATCTGGCGGTGGATTTCGATCGTGCGGAGCGTCGGGGTGCCTGGAAGCGGGTGTCGATGGCGATGTACGACTGGATGTATGCGCGGATTCGGGAGGCGTTGGGTGGGCGGGTGCGGGTGGTGGTGTGTGGTGGGTGGCCGCTGGGTGAGCGGTTGGACCGGTTTTACAGCGGTGCGGGGATGCCGGTGTTTCAGGCGTTCGGGGTTGCGGAGTCGGCTGGGGCGTTCGTGGTGAATGCTCCGGGTGAGCGGCGTGCGGGGGCGCAGGGGCGGCCGTTGCCGGGTGTGGAGGTGCGGTTGTCGCGTGAGGGGGAGTTGCATGTGCGCGGTGAGGGTGTGTTCGGGGGGTATTGGGGTGATGAGGCGGCGAGTCGTGCGGCGTTTCGGGATGGGTGGTTGGCGACGGGGTTCGTCGGTGAGATGGATGCGGAGGGGTATGTGCGGGTGACGGGTCGGTTGCGGGCGCAGGCGACGTTGGAGGAGCCGTTGGCGCCTCCGTTGCCGCGGCCGTGGGCGCCGCGTGGCGGTGGGGTGGTGTCGCCGGGGGCGGCGGGTGCGGTGTCCGGTGGGCGGTCCGGTGGTGCGGTGGTGTCGTCGCGGGTGGGGGAGCGCGGGGAGCCGGTGCCGTCGGGTGCTGTTCCGGTTGTGGCCGCTGGTGGTGCGGGGGTGGCGCCGGCGGACCAGGTGGTGGCGTTGGAGCAGCGGTTGCGGGCGCATCCGCTGGTCAGCCAGGTGATGCTGATCGGGCGGGGGCGGCCGTATGTGAGTGCGCTGATCACGTTGGTGCGGGATCAGTTGGAGTATTGGCGGTTGGTGAACAACCGGCCGTTGTCGATGGCGCCGGAGGAGATCGCGGCGGATCCGGATCTGTTGAAGGAGATCCAGGCGATCGTGCATGAGGCCAACGGGACGGTGCCGCCGGGGTTGGCGGTGCGGGCGTTCCACGTGTTGGCGGAGGAGTTCACGCCGCAGAGCGGGTTGGTTCTGGCGTCGGGTGAGTTGCGGCGTGATGCGGTGTTGCGGGCGTTCGCCGAGGAGATCGACGGGTTGTACCGGAGTCCGGAGGCGGGCTGAGGGTGGTGTGGCGGTAGCGCGTCGGCGGTCCGGTGCCGGTGCGGGGCTGTGGGGCGGGCGCGGGTGTGCGTCCGCCCCTTTCGTGTGTGGGGGGTCAGGCGTTGTTGAGGTAGGCGAGGACGGCGAGGACGCGGCGGCTGTCGTCGGTGGAGGGGGGGAGGTCGAGTTTGGTGAAGATGTTGTTGATGTGTTTGCTGACGGCTTTTTCGGTGATGAAGAGGCGTTGGGCGATGGCGGAGTTGGAGCGGCCTTCGGCCATTTCTCCGAGGACTTCGCGTTCGCGGGGGGTGAGGGCGGCGAGGGGGCCGGCTTCGCTGTGTTTGGCGAGGAGTTGGGAGATGACGGCGGGGTCCATGGCGGTTCCGCCGGCGGCGACGCGGCGGATGGCGTCGATGAATTGGCCGATGTCGAAGACGCGGTCTTTGAGCATGTAGCCGACGGCTCCTCCGTCGTCGGAGAGGAGTTCTCGGGCGTAGAGCTGTTCGACGTGCTGGGAGAGCACGAGGATGGGGAGGCCGGGGACCTGGCGTCTGGCTTCGATGGCGGCCTGGAGTCCTTCGTCGGTGAAGGTGGGGGGCAGGCGGACGTCGACGACGCCGACGTCGGGGCGGTGCTCCAGGAGGGCTTTGAGGAGGTCGGGTCCGTTGTCGACGGCGGCGACGACCTCGAAGTCGTGGGCTTGTAGCAGCCGGATCAGTCCATCGCGGAGGAGGGCGAGGTCTTCGGCGATGACAACACGCACGGGAGCTCCATTGTGACGATTGTCGGCCCGCCTGCCGGGCTGACAATGCTTATCGTGCCATCGAATGCTCCGAGCCTGCGCCTGATGCCTTGGAGGCCGGTGCCTTTGGTGAGGTCGGCGCCGCCTTTGCCGTCGTCGCCGACGAGGAGGACGAGGCGGTCGCCGCCGTGGTTGATGCGGACCCAGGCGCGGGTGGCGTCGGCGTGTTTGGCGGCGTTGGTGAGGATTTCGGCGATGGCGAAGTAGGCGGCGGATTCGACGGGGGCGGCGAGGCGGCCGGGGAGGTCGATGTCGACGTCGATGGGCAGGTGCTGGGTGACGGCGAGGGCGCGGACGGCGCCGTCGAGTCCGCGTTCGACGAGGACGGGGGGGTGGATGCCGCGGACGAGGTCGCGGAGTTCGGTGAGGGCTTGGCGGGTGGCGTCGCGGGCTTCGGTGAGGAGTTGTTGGGCGGTGTGGGGGTCGCGGGCGAGCATTTGTTCGGCCATGCCGAGGCTCATGCCGAGGGCGACGAGGCGGGCTTGGGCGCCGTCGTGGAGGTCGCGTTCGATGCGGCGGACTTCGGAGGCTTGGGCGTCGATGGTTTCGGCGCGTGAGGTGGCGAGGTGGGCGACGCGTTCGGCGAGGCGGGTTTTTTCGTTGGGGGCGAGGAGCCAGCGGTTGAGGTGGGCGTAGCCGGTGACGCTGATGGGGGTGATGACCCAGTAGACGAGGATGAGGAGGAGGGCGGGCAGGAGGGTGATGAGGGCGCCGGTCTGGTCGGTGGGGGGGATGAGGCCGTAGTAGGTGGGGTCGTCGCGCCAGAGGAGGGTGCTGTAGAGGGTGAGGTGGGCGGCTTGGGCGATGAGCATGGCGGGCAGGGCGGCGATGACGGCGCCGAAGAGGCCGTTGACGAGGAGCCAGGTGAGGTCGCGCCAGGTGGTGGGGTCGGTGAGGATGGCGCCGGCGCGGTGGGAGATGCCGGTGGGGGGGAGTGGGTGGTAGGGGGTGGGGATGGGTCCGTCGGGGAGGAAGTGGCCGAGCATGGTGCGGTGGGTGTCGGCGTGGCCGCGGATGAGGGGGGTGAGCAGGACGATGAGGGGGAGGCCGACCCAGAGGAGGGAGAGGACGGTGGCCAGGGCGTAGAGGGTGAGGAGGAGGAGCCCGGTGGCGGCGTGGGCGACGAACAGCAGTGACCAGGCCAGCAGGTTGGTGCGGCTGGCGCGCTGGTAGTCGATGCCGGCCATGTGGGGTCCTTCCTGGGTGTGGGCGGTGTGGGGGGTGGTGGGTGTTCTGCCTTCATTGTGGCGGAGGGGGGTGGGGCGTGCAGGGGTGTCAGCTCCCCTTTGCGGCGGGTCAGAGGGGGTGGGTGGCGGTAACGGTTTGGTTTTGGGTTGTGGCCGGTGGGGTGGTTTCGGTGCTGGTGGGGGGTGGGGTGGGGCGACCGGGGGTTTGCAAGAGGGTTTCAGTTTCTGAAATTTCTTGCTAAGTTCTGCGCAATCGTTCCGCCGCGGGGGACACGGCGGCGGCGAGCCCCCCACGCGCACCCCAAGGAGACCCCCCATGCGGCTGGCCCCCATCGCCGCGGCGGCCCTCGGCCTGGCACTGGCCCTGCCCGCCTGCGGCACCGGCGCCCCGGCCCCCGAGGCCACCGGCGAGATCACGTTCTGGGACACCTCGGACGCCACCACCGAAGCCCCCGCGGTGCGGCGGCTCATCGACGAGTTCAACGCCGCCCACCCCGACTACACCGTCCACTACGAGAACGTGCCGTTCGCCGACGCGCAGGACACCTTCAAGACCGCCGCCCAGTCCGGGGACGGCGCCCCCGACGTGCTGCGCGCCGACGTGGGCTGGGTCGCCGAGCTGGCCGCGCTGGGCTACCTGGCCCCGCTGGACGGCACCCCCGCCCTGGAGGATCCCGACGACTTCCTTCCCACGCCCTATTCCAGCACCCGGTACGAGGGCGCGACCTATGCGGTCCCCCAGGTCACCGATGCCCTGGGGCTGCTGTACAACACCGAGCTGCTGGCCGAGGCCGGGCACACCGAGCCGCCGGCGACCATGGCCGACCTCAAGCGGGCGGCGCTGGACGTGGGCGAGAGGACGGACGCCGACGGGCTGTACCTGAACGCCGCCGACGGGTTCTTCCTGCTGCCGCACTACTACGCCCACGGCGGCGACCTGCTCGACACCGAGGCGCAGCGGATCACCGTCAA
This window contains:
- a CDS encoding LuxR C-terminal-related transcriptional regulator is translated as MRVVIAEDLALLRDGLIRLLQAHDFEVVAAVDNGPDLLKALLEHRPDVGVVDVRLPPTFTDEGLQAAIEARRQVPGLPILVLSQHVEQLYARELLSDDGGAVGYMLKDRVFDIGQFIDAIRRVAAGGTAMDPAVISQLLAKHSEAGPLAALTPREREVLGEMAEGRSNSAIAQRLFITEKAVSKHINNIFTKLDLPPSTDDSRRVLAVLAYLNNA
- a CDS encoding extracellular solute-binding protein; the protein is MRLAPIAAAALGLALALPACGTGAPAPEATGEITFWDTSDATTEAPAVRRLIDEFNAAHPDYTVHYENVPFADAQDTFKTAAQSGDGAPDVLRADVGWVAELAALGYLAPLDGTPALEDPDDFLPTPYSSTRYEGATYAVPQVTDALGLLYNTELLAEAGHTEPPATMADLKRAALDVGERTDADGLYLNAADGFFLLPHYYAHGGDLLDTEAQRITVNDGAGVAALEEVLDLIESGAAARPALTDTYATMQTAFKEGDVAMIFNGPWAMGDLRAGSAFAEDPANLGVAPVPAGPGGQGSPTGGHDYAVYAGSGEAEAAHAFIRFMASADTQAALSEELGLLPTRASVYEREEVASHPTVRDFAPVVETARPGVWIPEGGTLFEPFTKQLPAAVSGSATAQEALDGVAADYRAALGWD
- a CDS encoding AMP-dependent synthetase/ligase yields the protein MRQSRSDGVAQGPRFDVLGDIAYQRANTEARARVFARRGAEGGWEHVSAGEFLSEVTSLAKGLIAAGVGAGDRIVVVCGARYEWALVVFAAWVVRAVVVPVPSSASAERVRHVLRDCGPAAVVLEDGRHAGTVAGISAELTELARTWRLDEGGLEAIARPGAYMDPTAVRFRREESRREDAAVVAYPVGRVVRARGVVLTHGNVLAAAEGVVRRLGPALAEVEEGRAAALLQLPPSDVHGLAAVVACLVGRVRVGLLPLGSGWLGAVREFRPSVVVCTPRLLEEVHAVERGRARETSWDSLNAYDAATDLAVDFDRAERRGAWKRVSMAMYDWMYARIREALGGRVRVVVCGGWPLGERLDRFYSGAGMPVFQAFGVAESAGAFVVNAPGERRAGAQGRPLPGVEVRLSREGELHVRGEGVFGGYWGDEAASRAAFRDGWLATGFVGEMDAEGYVRVTGRLRAQATLEEPLAPPLPRPWAPRGGGVVSPGAAGAVSGGRSGGAVVSSRVGERGEPVPSGAVPVVAAGGAGVAPADQVVALEQRLRAHPLVSQVMLIGRGRPYVSALITLVRDQLEYWRLVNNRPLSMAPEEIAADPDLLKEIQAIVHEANGTVPPGLAVRAFHVLAEEFTPQSGLVLASGELRRDAVLRAFAEEIDGLYRSPEAG
- a CDS encoding sensor histidine kinase, which produces MAGIDYQRASRTNLLAWSLLFVAHAATGLLLLTLYALATVLSLLWVGLPLIVLLTPLIRGHADTHRTMLGHFLPDGPIPTPYHPLPPTGISHRAGAILTDPTTWRDLTWLLVNGLFGAVIAALPAMLIAQAAHLTLYSTLLWRDDPTYYGLIPPTDQTGALITLLPALLLILVYWVITPISVTGYAHLNRWLLAPNEKTRLAERVAHLATSRAETIDAQASEVRRIERDLHDGAQARLVALGMSLGMAEQMLARDPHTAQQLLTEARDATRQALTELRDLVRGIHPPVLVERGLDGAVRALAVTQHLPIDVDIDLPGRLAAPVESAAYFAIAEILTNAAKHADATRAWVRINHGGDRLVLLVGDDGKGGADLTKGTGLQGIRRRLGAFDGTISIVSPAGGPTIVTMELPCVLSSPKTSPSSAMD
- a CDS encoding M14 family zinc carboxypeptidase, with product MTPTAKLATLLTALTIAATPAALTTPAHAHTPPPAPATTGHHIDPRPSTAELTHRLHQLHDHSNGRIRITEIGRTNQNRPIYHATVGTGPRRLLYITQQHGNEPLGTPAALEFLRHTGLGTTPWHHWLRSRITVDIIVRANPDGHENNSRYNHDPHADPEHGRKGKGYDPNRYHHPNLHPDHNPVPEAAAIQRTYAATTPDLVVDYHMQGRYTDHHGREITASVMWPTHPDVTTPATDLSRQATVAAAHAITTHHPANNVSTYPGGDYPGIARNAYGLHGSGSILIELSNIGPHAEQRQIRSALAAMTAIAQRTADTSLTRIDPARADRIPPRGAPIPTHERTPTPDHTDTLD